From the genome of bacterium:
CAATGAAGAAATTACCAATATACGGTTTTGATATTGATCCCGCCGCCTTACGAATCGCCGTGACCAATGTCTCGATCGAGCAGTCCTTGGACATATATCCAGATGCGCCGTACTTTAGCGCCCTCGTTGCATAGATCTCTTCTGAATATATACTCAGCATCAGAATAATAAGTTTAGGGTATTTTTTACGCAGTATCTTCAAAAGATCAAGACCGCTGCTATCAGGTAATTCAATATCGAGTAGTGCAATATCGAAGCTCTTCTGCTGCATTATGCTTAATGCCTCCGTCGCACTTGCCGCCTCGCCCGTCACATCGATATCGTCCACAGTATCGATCATCATCCGTATGCCATTACGTACAATCGAGTGGTCATCGACCAGCAGTACCTTGATCTTCTTAGTCGTCAAGTGAATCTCCAATTGGTAGTTGTATCACTACGGTTGTCCCTTGTTCGGGGGTGCTTTTAATTTCTATACTGCCTTGGTGGAGAAGACATCGCTCCCTCATCCCAATGATGCCCATCGAGTTTTGATTGGACTGCAGGGCTATGGGAATGCCGATACCATCATCTGA
Proteins encoded in this window:
- a CDS encoding response regulator transcription factor, with the translated sequence MTTKKIKVLLVDDHSIVRNGIRMMIDTVDDIDVTGEAASATEALSIMQQKSFDIALLDIELPDSSGLDLLKILRKKYPKLIILMLSIYSEEIYATRALKYGASGYMSKDCSIETLVTAIRKAAGSISKPYIGNFFIGRMAAFASSYTAFNFSSEIQFQF